The window TGTCTGTTGGTTTTGTTGGTGCTTGATCATGGTGTCTTATTTCCTGTGTGCTTTGTTATCTTTCCTGTGTTGTTCCCCTGGGTCTGAGACCAGaagatttatgttttcttctgcagGCACTAAGGGGTACAAAACCACTTTACCCTAAATTCAGAGCTTGAGGTTTCTTGAGGCATCTCAGTGATGCAGCTTTGAGCTACAAATATGTGAGAGGGCTGATCCAAGGCCTCAGTCTCTCAGAGatgggtttctgttttcttctgtgctCCACTTACGGTCAAGGCCATCATTccctgtgagtgggggaaggtgggagggttGACTTCTGGTTAGCTCTTACACGGAGGGTGCAGCTTGATTTGGGGGAGTTCCCCATTACAACTCTCAccctggtcaggctctgggccTCGATCTCTGCACCCCCTCAATTCTGCAAAGTCATCAAATAGCAGCTCACTTTTGCCTTCAGGGTGGAAGGACTTCCTGTGCATCCCTTCCCTCCGGGTGCTCACTTtctcttaattttggattagtAAGCTCCTTACTCTTTTGGcagtatttttataactttaagaagattttctaaatgtttactgCAGGATTTCTAGTTTTCTGAGTGGGAGATTTTATCCAACTCACCTAGTCTGCCATGTTCTCCGAAATGAAAGTCTCTGTTCCAGATGGGGCCTCACCCCAAACAGGTGTTCATACCCTGCCAACACTCTCCCCACAGGGCAGGCCGGCTATGCTGTGTATAAGTCCATCCCTTAtggttccctggaggaggtgatccCCTACCTGATCCGGCGGGCCCAGGAGAACCGGAGTGTGCTGCATGGTGCCCGCAGGGAACAGAAGCTGCTCAGCCAAGAACTTCGGAGGAGGCTGCTGGGGCGGGGCCTGAGGGTTCCCCATTAGCACCCCCAGGAGTCCTGTGGTTAATAAAGATCCTGAGAGCTATTGCCCAAGCCGCTGTCCTGCACTGAAACCGCCTCCTTGGGGAAGGACTAATCTCAACCTCAGTCAGCCCATGCTAGGGAGACCTTTAGCTGACCCTGGAGCACAGCAAGGGCATTGATCAAAGACTTACGATGCCTCTCCCTAACCCCAAGGCAGCCTATCCTGCAATGGGCTTGGGATCAGTCAAGTAACTGATGTGGGTGCTTTCTTAACTCCAGTGGATGTCCAGATAAAGAGTAGACTTTGAGGTACTGCATCAAGaggccgggaggggcagagagggaagaggcaAACCACTCATTCACTTGGTAAGCATTTACTGAGGCTCCTTCTGAGCTACACTCTGCGGTGAACAAGGCTGAGGACACAACAGTGCCGAAGACAACTCTGCAGGCCCTGCCTCACAGAGCTTAGTCAGTAGTGGTAGACAGATCCGTCTTCACACAAGGACAGCCTGGTGGATCaagagggcttcccagaggatTCATAAGACTAACCAAGTGAATGCTGGGCAGAGCATTCAAAAGCAAGGGCATATGCATAGACAGAAAAGTGTGGAGCCGACgggggagtggggagacaggGATGGAAGGGTAGGCAGGCCAGGTGATGCCATCTTGGATGCCAGACTTCAGGGCTTGGACTCCGTCCCAGGGGCGTCAGGATGCCCTGGGGAGTCGGGACAGTTTCaggtaagggagggacagagttAGGCCTGGCTTAATAAGATTTCCCTGGTGCCATGGAGAGGGTGTACCACAGTGGGGCGACAGGCTGGGAGCCGGAAGGAAGCTGGGGTAAGAAATCCCTGCAGGCAGCTGGAGCATGGCAGGGCTGTAACAAACTGAGGAGGGGGCTGGCTGATGGAAAGGACACTAGGAGGCTGAGTGGATAGGCCCTCGGCAGACAGACTGGATGGGAGGGAGACATTGCAGGGAGAGGCCCAAGGCTCTGGCTTGAAGAGGGGGGACCCTGAGATGGGGATTGGGGAAGAAATGCAGTTTGGGGGAGATATTACGGCAAGCGTGGGACCCAGTGGATGTGAGGGTCCCAGGGGATTCCCAGGGGGAGGTGTCCAGGACACTGCGGGCCCCAGGTTTGGGGCAAAGAGATGAGGCTGGGgcaaggaaagggaggaaacagCCCACGGGGATGGTGAGAAGCGTGGGAAGAAGACAGCCAAGGACAGGGATGAGGAAAGGCCCACCACCTCCAGCAAGTCCTGGGGCAGGCGTAATCAGGGGGTAACGTAGGACACAGCCCACAGCTCTGGGGTGGACATCGCTTTTTCTTTTCTCGCTTTTTCTTTTCTCGCGTCACTTCAGGGCGGGAGGGGCGCCTCTCGGGGTGGGGGCTACTGCGCAAGCGCAAACGTGGCGGGAGGGGGCACTGATGCGCGTGCGCCGCTGCTTCCCGCTCGGCCCGCCAAAGCTAGAGTGCCTGGGTCACGTGGCAGTCACGTAGTGCTTGCTGTGAGAGCCCAACGGTAGGTGCCAAGACCCCTGGGCTGGGCCCTAGGCCCCCAAACCTTCCTAGAGCTTACTGGGCCCTCAGCTCTTGGCCAGACCCGCCCCCAGGccgccctctccctccttcccatcctcgGTGGCCCGTCAGACCCTGGCTCCCAGCCCACAGGCACAGGCCTCAGATCCCCTTCTTCCTCAGTCCCTTCCCCCAGCGCGGAGATCCCAACCCAGCACCCAGAGGTTTCCCTGAACCTCAGTCCACATCCCCGGACCTCAGACCTTCTCCCAGCCCGCAGACCCTGCCCTCAGACTGTCTTCCTCCCTTCGATCCCCTTGCATAGCCTGGAGACCCTGCCCCTTCTCAGGTCCCAACCCTCAGGCCCCTCTTCCTCCAGACCCTTTTCCTAACCCCCTAGACTCCTTTCCTACGCTCAGATCCTATCCCTGGAGGTCCTTACACCTCCCTGAGATGGAGTGCCCAGCCCTCAGACTCCCTTAGACCCCCGACCTGCTGGTTGTAGCTCCCAGAGCCCACCCCTTTGCTCCTTCAAACGCCTAACAACAAATCAGACCCCTCCTGACTCCCCTGCCTTTCTCACACTGCCCTCCAGGACTCCCAGCCGGCTCTGTTTTTATTGCCCCCAGAGGTCCTGTCTTCACTTTCTCCGGCCCTCATGAGACCCCCTAGGTGATCCCCACCCGGGAGCTGACTGAGTCCGGAGCCCACAGATGCCCTCCCCGCGCTCTCGATTCCCCGTGGAGCTGGGCTCTGTTAGGGATCCAGAGGCCCAGGTGGGACAACTGCATCGCCTGGCTGTAGCtgggggcccaggctggggcctCACGCGGCTCCTGCGCAGAGGTGAGGGTCTGGCTGCTGTAGTTGCCTGTGGGGCAAGATCAGGAGGCAGTACAGAAGGTGTGACTTTAGCTAGCCAGTCAACGGCTGTGTAGCGGGCACCTGTTGTCCATGGTGGGGATTTAGGGGTGAACCTAACTTTCTGGGTCGTTTCAACTGGAATCTATTAAGAGAATTTAAGAGAATGGTGAAGAGGAAGTAGATACACCGAAAAGGATGGCTTTTTGGATGGGGTGATACTTGTCCCACGTTATAAAAGTTGGTCATGCAAAAACCTGGGGAAGGGCACTTCAGAAGGGTGGAATAGCCATTGCAAAGGCTTTGAGGTCCAAACAGACTGGGTATGTGTAGGTAACCTTGGAGCAAGGGGGCTCAGAGAGAGGGCTGAAGCTAAGAGGCAGCAGGTGCAGACAGCAAAGGGTCTCAAAAGTAGTGTGTGAATTTTGTTAGATTTTGTTCTGTGTGTGATGGGAAAACATTGGAGTTGTAAGCAGGAAATGAAGGCCTAATttacaatttccattttttcattgatttttgtaaGTTGATTGTGTATCTGGCTACTACTTTCTGAGCTTAAGTAATCGTCGTAATTTTtggttcttttacattttttgttacCTGAGGATGGTGACAGTTTGGTCCAGCCCTTTAAACtcgaattctttttttttctcatgtgagGTGTTGGCCAGAACCCCTGAACTTTGTTGTGGGTGGATAGCTCTTTCCTTCTTGATATTAAAGGGAATTAATCTGTATTTCTGCATTAAGTATCGTGCTTACTCTTGGGttttggtttataatttttatgaagtgAGGAAGTTCCCATCTATTCTTCGTTTTTGAgatactccccccacccccagtcataAGTAGGCATTGAATTTTATCaggtgctttttctgtatctactgagtcaaatgtgatttttgttctttaatccATGAATGTCTTTTCCTACGTTGATTTTGttatgttgaatcatccttgacTTTTGGGAATAAATCTATTGGGTAATCCCTTTTACTTTATTTAGGGGGGTTGCATATATGATCATAAATGGAATTgaaatatactttcatttttgGTTCTGGAAGTTCATCTGGTTTGGGAATTAAGGTCTTACTAGCTTCATAAAGGGAGCCttgccctctttttctctttttttgtttttggatcaTCGTGTATAAGATTACCTATACATGGAATGAAATGATTACCACTGTAATGATTATATCATGCAATGAGGTGTGTTTTAAGAAGATCCTTCTGCAGGGCAAGACAAATGCAGAAACCCAGTTAGGATGCCACTGTGGATGCAGTGAATGTGGTATTCGGATGTTCCTAAAGGACCACATTTGGAGGGATTTTGTGACAGAGACCAGGCTGGTTTGGACCAAGTGCATGATTGATTTTAGTCATATCTGCCAAGGACGTAGGAGTGCAGGGACAAAGACACCACACATTTTCCCTCAGTAGGGATAGGGGCTAGGGCCTAGAGGAAGAAGGGTGAGTCCAGGGTAGCTGGGAGCAGTGGGCGAATGGGCTTCATGTGCGGTTAGTTACCTGTCCGCATGCAGCAGCCACAGCAAGGATgatgagtggggagaggaggggttaGCAGGGGGATCTGAGCAGGATGATGGGGGGGAAGGGCTTGGCATAGGCGTGGAGGCGCAGAGGAGGCTGCTACTTGGATTCAGCTCTTAGAagcaatattcaaaaataaacttgagagaTTTCCTGATAAAATCCAAAGAGTTTGCTTTTCTTGAAGAACTGGATGCTGGCCACATGGGATGTGTATACATACACTGAATTAAAGCTGGGTAGAGGCTGCCTGCCGTGGACAGTGCTTACTCCTGTGAGCCGGAGTCCCTGAGAAGTCCACCTCCCCCTGGTCCCTGGGTACTTTTGTGTGACTTTACCACTTCTGGGACGGCAGATGGGTGTCGGCGTGGCAGGTAGACATCACCCCTTGTTGCGGCTCTGTGCACTTACTAGTGGTGCATACTGTGTCGAGGCGAACTCTGAGGCAGAGTCCCCagtggctggagggtggggggttcCAGGACGTACAGATAGAACCTGGAGTCAAGGGCCACCCAGTCAAGGAGGGACTGTGGGGACTGGAAATTGGCAAAGGTGTTGCCTAGCAGCCCTCAGGACCTCTGCCTCGGGAGTAGAGGGCAGGCACAGTCCTGAGCCTCGCTGCCCCTCAGTTGTCCAGGTCGATGGTGAGAACTCCGCTGGGCAGACGGGGCTCTTCCTTTCGGCGCTGCTGGGCCACAGCTCTGCCGTGCAGCTCCTGCTGACCTTCGGCGCCAACCCTAACCAGTGAGTGGACGGATGGCGGTGCCCCCACGCTCCCAGGTCTCTGAGTCACAGTCCCAGAGGTCCTGGGAGCCAGGGCTTTCTTCCGAAGACACCTCTCTCCCTCAGGACACCCTCCTATCCCCAGTGACCTCCCCCTTGTTCTCTGAATTAACCCCTTCTTGTCCTCCAGTGACTATTCCCCTTCTCCTGCTATCTCCCATGCTCACGGTGATACTCTCACCTCTCAAAGACCCCACCGTGTCCCCCAAGTGACCTCTCCTGTTCTGATATCCACCTGCCACGTTCCTTTCATCCCTCGGTGATCCCATCCTGCCACCTCTTGTCCCTGTTACACCCTTTTCCTAATCCATTTCTGTCCTCATTGTTCTGCTGCAGCCGCTGCCTCGATGGCAGCACGCCTGTGCACGCAGGTGCCTTCTCGGGCCGCCGCCCGGTGGTGCTGCACCTGTTGCGGGCAGGGGGTGACCTGCGTCTACGTGACCAGCAGGGTCGCACGCCTCGGGACTGGGCAGAGCAGGGTGGTGCCAGGCAGAGCCGGGAGGTGAGCTGCGGCCCAGGTAGGGTGGGGGCGTGTCGAGCCAGCACCCCGATCTGCTTCAGCGCACCCCGCCCCCATCCAGGTGCTGGAGCTGCTAGAGCTATGCCGAGCCCGCGTAGCAGCACTGGTGCATGGCGGTGCGTTGGCAGCCAGTGCGTCCCTGGGCCAGCTGCAGGCCCGCTCTGTACACCACCTGTGTGGCTCCCTGTGGTTGCCGCGGCTGCTGCGTGCGGACGGGTAACTATCCACGTGTGAAACCCACTCGCCCGCCGCTCCCAGCTACCCTGGACTCACCCCTGTACTTCCCTTTGCCCCAGGGCACCGAGGCAGGAGCAGACCAGAAGACCCCCCCAAATCCCAGCCTTGGGGTTTGGCCAGGTAAGCGGGAGAGGTTGGGGGAGCAGGGGCCACCCCTGTCCATTTCTTGCCTCATAGTCTCACTCCCCATCCCCAGCTGAGCAGCCTGTGGCCACTGGGGCTGCTGACGGGCATACCCCTCGCGGACCCCAAGGAGCTGCTGCCAGCCCAGGGCGAGCCCGACCGCACCTACGAGAGCAGCTCCCGCACCCTCATGGCCAAGTGAGagctagcccccccccccccacgcccctgcCTAACTGTCCGGCAGAGCTCTGGGAGGTGTCCAGCTCTCCTAACCTCACAAGGAAAGCCCCCTTGTCTCAGACCTGCACTCTAACCACCTCCTCATTCTCTAGCCTCCTGTGGAGGGGCCACCCTGTGACAGCTCGGCAGCTGAAGGTACCGGGAACTCAGCCTGATGTGCTGTTGGCCGACCTTCAACACTGCaggtacccccacccccacccccagccttgccCTCAGGCTAGCCCCGTCCCACAGACCAGTCTCCTGCCTGCCTGTCCTACTCAAGTGTTTCACAGACAGAAGGCCAGGAACGTGACAGCCGCCACCGTTATAGTCTTCACCTCCAGGCCAGCGCTTGGCACGGACCCCTCTTACCGGAgtgaccacccctccccctgaCCGTAAAGTGGCTCCCCGTTCCGCGTGCAGTGTGTTACAGGCCGGTTGTAGGGAGGGTACCACAGGTGGGGTGTGAAGTGGGTGCCGGCCCTGTGAGCCAGGTCTCAGTGTCTCCTCTGTCTGGTGGCTGGTGCAGATCGTCAACCCCTCGCACGCGGTGAGCTGTGCCCAGGGGCAGCCCCCACCGTGCAGGTTGGGGCCTCCTTGTGAGTGGCCTGATCTCCTCCCACCCAGCACCCTGCACCACCCCAACATGTTGCTGCTGATGGCACTGAGCCCCTCGGCGGACCTGTCAGGACTGTGCCTCCTCTTCGAACCCGTGTGGCTGGGCTCCCTGCACGTGGTGCTGCACCCACGGGGACCGAGTCAGGAAGGGCCCCGCACTGTGCCAGGCCTGCCGCCCGGCCACCTGCTGCTGCAGGTGCTGGAGGCCCTGCTGTTCCTGCAGGCCCGCTGGCGTGCTCATGGCGGCCTTAGCTCTCATGCCGTGCAGCTGGTACGGCCAGGCCTGGCCAAGGTGGGCAGCCTGGAGCACGGGCGCCCACTGCACCGATGCTGGCCGCCGCCCAGGTGAGTGCCTGCCTCACCTGCCCGCCCCTGTGTCCCTGTCCGGTGGCCACTGGCTCACCAGGCCCCTTGGCCTCCGCAGGCCACAGCAGGGCTACCCCCGgggaggcccaggcccagggctaCCCCCGCCTCCTGAACTGTACCCATGGCTGCCACTTGAGCTCATCTGCGGTGACGTGCCTGCCGCCACCTCAGATCTCTACAGCTTCTGCATCCTGGCCCAGGAGGTCTTCACCGGTCAGTGAGTGATCCTACACCCCGCCCCACGGAGGTACCTGTACTGTTTCAGTCCCCCAGTCATGCTTCCTCACAGGAGAGCTGCCCTGGGCTGGGAGAAAGGGGCCTGAGGTGAAGGCTAAATTGGAGGCAGGTGAGAGCCCGGCCCTGGATCCCCTGGTACCAGCCCCCTACCAGGCCCTGGTTCAGGCTGGGCTGGGCCTAGGGCCCGCTGACCGCTGGGGCAGCCTGCAGAGTACTCGATACCTGCTGCGAGAGGCCATGGCCCAGGTACAGGGCAGGTTGGCAGGGTGGGTGGTAGCCTTGGAGCCTTAGGCAGGACCCACGTCCCATACTCAGCCTCCTTCCCCAGGACTCCACTCCTGAGGTGAGCTCCCGGAAGCATTGGCCCACACGGTACCTTTCATCCCAGGGTTCCCCACCAGGTGAGAGGGCAGGGAGTGGGTGGGAGCAGGTGGTGAGCTCAGCTCTGCTCTCCCCATTCCAACCAGCTGGTCTGTCCCCCCAGAGACACTGTACTGTGAGGTGGCTCCCAGAGCCAAGACTATACCCAGGCCTGTGCCCCCTGTGATGCCCCTAGGCCCCTCCCCATGCCAGGTAGGAGCCAGAGCAGGGACATGGAAGACCAAGGgagctgtggggcacctgggcaggcCCTGCCAGCTCTCTGCCATGGCTCTTTGCAGGCCCCGGAGACTCCTGAGACCCCAGGCCACAGCAGAGTCCAGAGGGGCACAGCCTGGGACTCAGGCAGCAGCTTGACTCTAGGCAgcctgagccccagccccagcttctACCCAGGCTTCAGCCCCGCAGCCAGGGTCAGCCTGCACCGCTGCCTGGAGCCCAGCTCAACAGTATGGATACCCGCAGGGCCCTGTGCAACCATTCATTTGTTAATCTTTCACCCCTCACCCCAGGTGTCACCAACCCCAATATCCCTGGCTGCCTCCCCTTTGACCAGGGACTCACAGGACACCCCAACTTTCCTGTCACTCACCTGTGCCCCCCTGACCAACTCTATTTCACCCAGGGCCCTGTCCTGTGCTCTAGCCATCAGGACTCAGCCTCCCTTCTGGGGACCCAGGGCTCTTTGGAGGAGTTTGAGAGGAAGTGCTCAGTCACGATTCAAGCCCTGCAGGGACTGTTGGCGTCACACACACAGGGCTGCCCTGCGGGGCCCCTCTACCGTGTGAGCCTAGCCCCTGCCTGCTGTCCCACAAGGAGGCCTCCCACACCCTGGAGGCTGCTGGCAGGGAAGGCCATGAGGGCAGGTGAAGCAGAGGACCCTGAGCCTATCCCCTGCCCCGTGCCACCTTCCCGGGCACCCTCCATGGCCACTGGGTGGCAGCTCTAGCCTTTTTCCCCTGCAGGTGCCCAGTCCCGAGCTGATCAAAGGAGATCTCTTCTCCAGCCTGCAGAAGTGAGAAATGGGCCCTGCTGGGGGACCCCGGACCCCTTCCTCATCCCCGGGGTAACCTTGGCTCCACCCCTATCCCACTACTCCCCAGGATGGACCTGCTGGAGGAGGTCATAGCAGAGCTGCAAGGTGGATGCCAACTCGGAGACAAGCCCAGCCTCGACCCCACTCCTGACACACGTTCTTAGGGTGCCCATGACTGCCTCCCTGAAGATATCACTGCTCAGAGCCTCCCAGGAGTGACTCCCCGTTCAGCACTTGCTGAAATGATAAAGTGATAAAGCAGCctatctgtctctgcctctttgttCACTGCATCTGGCTCCAGCATGACACTAGCAGCCAtgttttcaccatttttattaattttatcagatGGTTTAGTGGGGGTGTTTGGGGGGAGATGGGCAGGAGCTGTTCCCCAACCCCCTGTGCACAGGGCAGGACAAGCTGGGGGCTCCtgaagggagagggaagacagGCTGTTAGCCTAGCCCTCAGATTTGTGCGAGAGCCCCCAGGATGGGAGGacggtggggggatgggtgtgCCCTTCGGCCCAGGGTAGGAAAGCTATAACAGGTTAGGGACCCACATCAGAAACAAGTTACAAAGTTAGAAACCAAGGGTAGGGGTCAGGAgctcaagaaaatacaaaacaagggATTGGATTGGGCCAAGATCagtgagggggaagggaaaggaagaaggtttCCCCCAGCTGTGGCTCAGCAGTAGCTTCGGGTCTGACCCTCAGAATGGAGGGACCAGCTGGGAgtggggtaggggggtgggggaccagccccctcccttccttgcccCCCATTCCTGTACAAGGATCCCCGGTGGTGTTCACCCCCCCTCCCGTAGGCTGGTGGGGCTGCCCTATACAGCAGAAGAGGCTCTGGagggccccagggcccaggcaCCCTGTGAGGGGTGTGGGGGCCCCAGGGGGCCCGCTGTttctgggggaggcggggggctggggggccaggATCTGAACGGCTacgggggtgggcaggaggggaggaggagctggaagaggcgGGTGAGGGACCCCTGGGCCCCAGAGCTAGGTTGACATAGAGGGGCTCAGGCCGGGTAGGGCGCCGGGCAGGATGCTGGGAGGCTGAGTAGCCAAGGTGGTCATGGGGAAAgcaggaggggggtggtgggtagCTGAGCAGGAAGTCGGGGGACCTGTGGAGTGGTGGTGACTGGCCAAGCAGGCCGTATGAGGCATTGAGCCTATCTGGGGGCATAGAACGAAAGGGACTCCAGGACCGAGTGGGGCCAGAGTAGGGGGATCCCTCACCTGTCTCGATTTCATAGTACAGGTTCTCTCCCCTATCAAGTGGTGCAGGGGGACCTAGGGGGCTCCTCCAGACCGGGGCTGGGGAGCTGGGCTGGTAGGATGGGGAACCCAGGGAGTACAAGCCTGGTTTAGGGACCCCAAGGAAGGGTGGCAGGCACTCCCGGGGGGCCGAAGAGAAGAAGCCAGGAGTAGGAACCTGTGTGGGGACAGAATACAGGAACTGAGCTGCTGTCTCTGGCTCATCTCCACAACCCCTGCATCCCCCACTTGTCCTGAGCTGGGCACTGACCTGGGAAGGGCCTCGGAGTCCCCTCCTTGAGGTCCCTGGGGGACGCTGGCTCCTCACCAGGCTCCCGTCACTTTGTTGCCTCGGTAGGGAAGGTGGGGGTCCAGGAACCCAGGCACCCGGGTGGGCTAGGGAGTTGGGGGCTGGCCCAACCCCTGAGGTCCCTGGGGGCTCACCGCCCACCTCCAGTGACAGTGAGCGGTGGAaaggggagtggggagcagaAGGGGTGCTCCCATGCTCCTGTTGGCTCTGTCTCTGGGCCACCTGCTGAGCCCGCtcagccagggccagggccatGAGGCGTGCTGGgttcttggggggtgggggcggggctcccCCAGGGCGCAggagggacaggggtgggggcagcagcgGGGAATCCGTACCAGGACCTACACAGAGAGGAATGGGAAGAGGAGTCAGGCAGGTCTTGGGTGCAGCTTCTGGGTCTATGAGGGTGTAGGGTAGGCTGAGCAGGACTCACCGTGCTGGCCTTGGGGCCCCCGGGGACCAGGCAGTGACAGCTTGCTGCAGATCTCCTGTTGGCAGGTGTCACTCAGCTGGGCCTCGGCTCCACGCAGCAGCAAGGGGATGAGATGGGGCCGCAGGCCTGGGTTGGGGCTGAGGGCTGGCGTTGGGGTGACTGAGGCAGGtgttcccccagcccccagcagctcCAGGACAGCAGGTGGCACTGATACAGCTAGGGGCTCTGAGATGTCCAGGGCGGTGGGCGAGGCAGGGTTGGCGGTCCCACGGGGTGAGAGGGCCTGGGGGGTCACCCTGGGTgggaaggcagaggcaggggctgggggtgctgggctGGCAGGAGGTGCAGGGTCCCCTGGTGTGGGGCTGCTGCAGCGAAAGGTCAGGGGATCAAAGTCGAGCCCCCGGAGCCCCTCCAGGCAGCGGGGTGGGCTGAAGTCCAGCTCGTCACCATCATCTAGCCAGGCTGAGGTTCGGTGTGAAGGGGAGCCAGAGAGtgcccccagcccagctgctgAGGATCCAGATGACGAGGactcagaagaggaggaggattcagaggaggaggaggaggaggacaggctCTCGCAGGAGCCAGCAGGTGCTGGGCCCACAGGGAAAGCATCGCTGCTGGAGTGGGGTCGCCGTAGCCTGTGCAGCCTCTGGAGGCCTAGAAGAGGGACAGTTTGGTGTCAAGGGCCAGAACTTTACGTACCCATACATCAGTGAGAATAGGGCACACAGCCCAGTGGGTTGGTGGAGGAACGCGAAGAGGCACTTCCCTGGATAGGGTCACAATGGCTGCGAATCCAGGGAGAGCTGTTCAGACTCACAgtgataaaggaaataaatggcaaGGCCATGAGGAGAACCATTCCAGACCCAAAGGCAAGAACGGAGTCTGACAACCACATAGCTTGTGAGCATGAGACCAATGGGATCTCACAGGTAGCCGGTGGGAGTGCAGACTGGGGCAGCCATATTTGGAAAACAAGTGGGCCTTCTCATGTACAGTTGGACATGAACATACCCTACAGCATGCACCTCCATCCACTCCTGGGTACGTGCAGCGCTCTCACCAGAGTGTGGGGCATGGCAGAGATTGCTCACCAGAGCCCCTCAACCCATCGGGAGTGGGACAGACATGCAGCTCTGGATGGGACATCCACACACGGCTACCAGAGAGCAGCTGAGAGGAACGAGCCTGGGCTACACTTGGCCACATGGGTGGCAGTGAGTGAAAAGTGAAGTTCCTCATCCAACACCGTACCCCCTTTCTTAGGATACCTTTAAAGATCCAAAGCCACTAGGACTGTGCTGTATGTTATTTGTGCAGACACCTACAGGTGAGGAGACCTTAGAGCTGACCATCAAGTCTTGAGGGCACCTCTGGTGGGGAGGCAGCAGATGCGAGGGGAGAAGCTTGCAGGTAAGGTCGTGGGGCTCTTTTAGTTCTGGCCAGTGGGTTCATGGGTGTTCATTTTATTATCTAGATTTGTTTTTCAACAGGAATGCATAGAAGACTGTTTGAAAGGACCCTGCCTGAACCAATGATCACAGTACATCATGAACCAAGGGTGATGCTTTATCCAACTCATTGTACCTAATGTCcagattaagggaaaaaaaaacccaacccaccAAATTTGAAGCACATTTAGAGGCCACCTCAGGGCCCCCGGCCCTCCCAGTTCCACCTGGGCACAGGCATGAGCCACCCTGTGCTCACCAGCTCCGCTGGCCTGTGATGACAGAGACTCCTCGCTTTTGGCAGATCTCAGCGTGACGGTGTCAGGTCGGCCACCTGCTAGGAGAGGTACAATGGTCACAGGGCACTTCAGAGTGCCTCCCCCTACCACCACCGCCCACTGCCGGCCTCTGACCTGAAGGCTGCGGTGGGGCACGGGTGCCCCCCAGCCAGG is drawn from Felis catus isolate Fca126 chromosome E2, F.catus_Fca126_mat1.0, whole genome shotgun sequence and contains these coding sequences:
- the LOC102899712 gene encoding inactive serine/threonine-protein kinase TEX14-like isoform X1; this translates as MPSPRSRFPVELGSVRDPEAQVGQLHRLAVAGGPGWGLTRLLRRVVQVDGENSAGQTGLFLSALLGHSSAVQLLLTFGANPNHRCLDGSTPVHAGAFSGRRPVVLHLLRAGGDLRLRDQQGRTPRDWAEQGGARQSREVLELLELCRARVAALVHGGALAASASLGQLQARSVHHLCGSLWLPRLLRADGAPRQEQTRRPPQIPALGFGQLSSLWPLGLLTGIPLADPKELLPAQGEPDRTYESSSRTLMANLLWRGHPVTARQLKVPGTQPDVLLADLQHCSTLHHPNMLLLMALSPSADLSGLCLLFEPVWLGSLHVVLHPRGPSQEGPRTVPGLPPGHLLLQVLEALLFLQARWRAHGGLSSHAVQLVRPGLAKVGSLEHGRPLHRCWPPPRPQQGYPRGGPGPGLPPPPELYPWLPLELICGDVPAATSDLYSFCILAQEVFTGELPWAGRKGPEVKAKLEAGESPALDPLVPAPYQALVQAGLGLGPADRWGSLQSTRYLLREAMAQDSTPEVSSRKHWPTRYLSSQGSPPETLYCEVAPRAKTIPRPVPPVMPLGPSPCQAPETPETPGHSRVQRGTAWDSGSSLTLGSLSPSPSFYPGFSPAARVSLHRCLEPSSTVPSPELIKGDLFSSLQKMDLLEEVIAELQGGCQLGDKPSLDPTPDTRS
- the LOC102899712 gene encoding inactive serine/threonine-protein kinase TEX14-like isoform X4 codes for the protein MPSPRSRFPVELGSVRDPEAQVGQLHRLAVAGGPGWGLTRLLRRVVQVDGENSAGQTGLFLSALLGHSSAVQLLLTFGANPNQAPRQEQTRRPPQIPALGFGQLSSLWPLGLLTGIPLADPKELLPAQGEPDRTYESSSRTLMANLLWRGHPVTARQLKVPGTQPDVLLADLQHCSTLHHPNMLLLMALSPSADLSGLCLLFEPVWLGSLHVVLHPRGPSQEGPRTVPGLPPGHLLLQVLEALLFLQARWRAHGGLSSHAVQLVRPGLAKVGSLEHGRPLHRCWPPPRPQQGYPRGGPGPGLPPPPELYPWLPLELICGDVPAATSDLYSFCILAQEVFTGELPWAGRKGPEVKAKLEAGESPALDPLVPAPYQALVQAGLGLGPADRWGSLQSTRYLLREAMAQDSTPEVSSRKHWPTRYLSSQGSPPETLYCEVAPRAKTIPRPVPPVMPLGPSPCQAPETPETPGHSRVQRGTAWDSGSSLTLGSLSPSPSFYPGFSPAARVSLHRCLEPSSTVPSPELIKGDLFSSLQKMDLLEEVIAELQGGCQLGDKPSLDPTPDTRS